One window from the genome of Neospora caninum Liverpool complete genome, chromosome VI encodes:
- a CDS encoding putative proteasome subunit alpha type 4, subunit, giving the protein MARRYDSRTTTFSPEGRLYQVEYALEAINNASSTLGILAQDGVVLAADKMVTSKLLDQGRTKEKIYKVDDHVMCAVAGLTADANILISQARLIGQRYLYAYDEPQPIEQLVLQICDVKQSYTQFGGLRPFGVSFLFAGWDRHYGFQLYHTDPSGNYSGWKATAIGVNSQSAQSILKQEWKEDLDVDAALLLAAKVLNKTMDTGAPSAEKLEIAIVRKDPADDSRLIQRVLTNEEVTALIKKAQELQAEEQTP; this is encoded by the exons ATGGCGCGTCGCTACGATTCCCGAACCACGACCTTCTCGCCGGAAGGGCGTCTCTACCAAGTTGAATACGCACTGGAGGCAATCAACAACGCTTCTTCCACTCTCGGGATTCTTGCGCAAGATGGAGTGGTCCTCGCTGCAGACAAAATGGTCACTTCCAAGCTTCTCGACCAGGGAAGAACCAAGGAAAAGATCTACAAG GTCGATGACCACGTCATGTGCGCCGTTGCAGGCCTAACTGCAGATGCAAACATTCTGATCAGCCAGGCTCGCCTGATCGGACAGCGCTACCTCTACGCGTACGACGAGCCGCAGCCGATTGAGCAGCTGGTGCTTCAAATCTGTGACGTCAAGCAA TCGTACACTCAGTTCGGTGGTCTGCGCCCCTTTGGAGTGAGCTTCCTCTTTGCTGGATGGGATCGTCACTACGGCTTCCAGCTCTACCACACGGACCCCTCAGGCAATTACTCTGGGTGGAAGGCGACAGCTATTGGCGTCAACAGTCAGTCGGCGCAGTCGATTCTGAAACAG GAGTGGAAAGAGGACTTGGACGTTGACGCAGCTTTGCTGTTGGCCGCCAAGGTACTGAACAAAACGATGGACACGGGAGCCCCGAGTGCAGAAAAACTGGAGATCGCGATTGTGAGGAAAGACCCGGCTGATGATTCGCGTCTGATTCAGCGCGTGCTGACAAACGAAGAGGTTACTGCACTCATCAAAAAGGCTCAAGAGCTCCAGGCTGAAGAACAGACGCCGTAG
- a CDS encoding serine:pyruvate/alanine:glyoxylate aminotransferase — translation MKGKSVVEKQISETANRKMGLLKDLSSKTAAFKQTSKKLGQRAVVESKLRHVEHVLEETFAAIEKPLLAASGFPEFAPSPESQQGYYLKKSPGFRSLCDMQRGSESRLTRKTRYVIVVDLAMDMAVYLPDVREELSKLMQETMLKQHSVLNIIKMGNKVIQTDVTQVEACFPTMPTRVDERTVLAVDKFINSLTKSKHKGGSTDFVEGFRKALLMKPDVVYLVSHTPPSAVRHQETCVKMIEDYFQALKDTGLPTDAYGHRPPAEFRYFAFRSPLAQPSHEQFFRQMCVVSADPDDPERVAEMNCVLTDREALWRSVLRDTKQAKKLRARLKRTAQVAETREQLRRVVPDLREKLHIEAAVEKLLRMDQEK, via the exons ATGAAGGGGAAGTCTGTCGTTGAGAAACAAATATCTGAGACGGCAAATAGAAAGATGGGCCTGTTAAAAGATCTCTCGTCGAAAACTGCTGCATTCAAACAAACAAGCAAGAAACTTGGACAGCGGGCGGTGGTCGAGAGCAAGCTACGGCACGTAGAACATGTCCTAGAAGAGACATTTGCAGCGATAGAGAAACCGTTGCTGGCAGCGTCCGGATTTCCAGAATTCGCCCCCTCACCTGAGTCGCAACAAGGGTACTATCTGAAGAAGAGTCCGGGTTTCAGGTCCCTGTGTGACATGCAACGTGGAAGCGAATCACGTCTGACTAGAAAAACCCGCTATGTCATTGTGGTTGACCTGGCAATGGACATGGCAGTCTACCTCCCCGACGTCCGGGAGGAGCTTAGCAAGCTCATGCAGGAAACCATGCTGAAGCAGCACTCTGTCCTCAATATCATTAAAATGGGTAATAAGGTGATTCAGACAGATGTGACACAG GTAGAGGCCTGCTTCCCCACTATGCCTACCCGGGTTGACGAACGAACTGTTCTCGCCGTTGATAAATTCATCAACTCTCTTACGAAATCCAAACACAAAGGCGGCAGCACCGATTTTGTCGAAGGTTTCCGAAAAGCACTTCTCATGAAGCCCGATGTGGTGTACTTGGTTTCCCATACTCCACCCT CGGCAGTGCGACATCAAGAGACCTGCGTCAAGATGATTGAGGACTACTTTCAGGCTTTAAAGGACACCGGATTGCCGACGGACGCCTATGGTCACCGCCCCCCGGCCGAATTTAGATATTTTGCGTTTCGTAGTCCTCTCGCTCAGCCTTCACACGAGCAATTCTTCCGTCAGATGTGTGTTGTCTCGGCCGACCCCGATGATCCAGAACGTGTGGCCGAAATGAACTGCGTACTCACAGATCGGGAGGCCTTGTGGAGATCAGTCCTCAGGGATACGaaacaggcgaagaagctACGGGCAAGATTGAAG AGAACAGCCCAAGTTGCCGAGACTAGAGAACAGCTCCGCCGCGTAGTGCCG GACCTCCGGGAGAAACTGCACATCGAAGCGGCCGTCGAAAAGCTTCTTAGGATGGATCAAGAGAAG